ACAACCGACTATGCTGTGGAAATTTATTATGAGGCAATTAAAAATGGACGTTACACCTCATACATTCAAAAAGGTACTTATATGGATATGATGTACATGCCAGATGCACTCAACGCTATCATTAATTTGATGGAAGCAGATGCGTCTACATTACAACACCGTAACGCCTTTAACGTCACAGCAATGAGCTTTGAGCCAGAGCAAATTGCACAGGAGATCAAGAAGCATATTCCGACATTTGAGATGAATTACCAAGTTGATCCAATTAGACAAGGTATTGCAGACAGTTGGCCAAATTCAATTGATGCCACAGCGGCTAAAGTGGAGTGGGGCTTTAAGGCGGAATATGATTTAGAAAAAATGACAACTGATATGCTGGCTAAGCTTCGGGATAAATTGCAAGTAGCGGCTGGCATCTAAGCGATAGTAGCTAGAGCTGGAGTAGCTGAACAGCAGATATAGTGTGCTATCGTCTATTGTGTGGATGAAAGAAAGCAGGGGAGATAATCCTCTGCTTTTTTTATATTTTCATGTAGAACGAGAAAAAAGAGCTATGCATATAAGCTTACAGGATACGTTCACAAGAGTTTGTATAAAAAATAGTAGCGAACGTGCATTGTGAAAAGCATAGATGATCATTTAAAATTTGCTTGGATAATAATGATAATCACTATCATACAGAAGCTTTTTCGGCAAATCGTAATTGTATGGGAGAGGGTAAGGATTATGATAAGGTCACGTTGGAACATGACTGCTTGGGTGGCTGTTTTGCTTGTCGTGATGTACCTTGTAGCTGGGTGCGGAAAACAACCACAGGAAGCAGTTACACAGACTCAGAAGAGCGTGGAGAATGGACAGCAAAGTGAGAGTCAGGCCAATGACAAGGAAACAACGAAGCAATCACAAACACGTGTGGTTAAGGACGAGTTTGGAGAAGTGGAGATTCCGGTCCATCCAAAACGAATAGCCGCCATTTATTTGGAAGATCCTTTAGTCGCATTAGGAATTACACCAATTGTGCAATGGTACCATCCAGCGTGGGGTAAGCAGGATTATCTCGGATTAGATGTACCAACATTCGATATAACGGGCAGTATAGAAGCTTTAATTGAAGCTAATCCTGATTTAATCATTGTTGATGGAGGAGTAGATGCGACCAAATATGAAGCATACTCCAAGGTAGCTCCTACATATCGAATACCAGATTCCTTTAATAAAAATGCTGTAGAAACGTTTAAAAGAGTAGCAGATATAGTAGGCATGCCTGAAAAGGCTGAAAGTGTATTAAAAGAGTACCAGAAACAAGTTACTGATGCTAAAGAGAAGCTGAATTCGTCAATAGGTAGGGAGACAGTAGCGGTTATTCGTTTAAATGTTGGTGAAAAGCCTTCATTGGCTCTTTTTGGACTCAAAAACGCCTATACAAGAATGATCTATGAAGATTTAGGATTAGAGCCATATGAGCCTGTGAAAAAGATTGTAACTCACGAAATTGTGTCACTAGAGAAGATACCAGAGTTTACTGCTGATCACATTATCATATTCCCATCCAATGGCACATGGACATCGCAAGAAAATAAACAAGCTGTTGCATTATTGGAGGACCCATTATGGAAGGCTCTGCCTGCGGTTAAGAATGGGCATGTTTATCAAATGGAAAGAACACACTGGCAATCAGGCTCGATTAAAGCGAATACGATTAAGATTGATGATTTATTGAAAATATTTCCTATTAAAACCAAATAGTAGGTCTATTTGCGTTAAAGAAGAGAGGACTTCAGCTTATGTTGAAGAACTTTCTTTTTTGTTTTATAATATTTTGAATGAGAATTATTATCAATGGAGTGGTATGATGAGCCAGGTAGCAAGCTTGATAAGTAGTCCAAGTGCCCTCTTTCTCTTAGTAGATATCCAATATTGCACGCTCCCTACTGGTCATCACCAGAAAGATAATGAGACAAGCAATTATAGCTTGATTGTTGTGACTGATGGGAAGGGAAAGCTGAAAATAGAAGAAGAGCACTTTCATATGGATCGGGAAAGCTGCTTCTTAATTGGACCAGAGCAATCTCTGTTCATTCAAGCTGTAGAGCCGTCTCTATGTTTCTATCAATTAACTTTCAATAAGCTGTCTATTCAAGCTACAGCTTCTCTTTTAACAAAGAAGAAGGAGGAGAGAAGTGATTCATTTCCTTTCCTTGGAGCTGTAACTTGCTCTCCTTTTTCCAAATGTCTTGATTTGGTGGAAGCGATATATTGTCATCGAAATGATGCTGATGACATGGAAAGATTTTATAACCACGTACGCTTTGAGGAATTACTCCGTTTCGTTTTTCAACAAAATACTTCTCAGAGTCATTTGGACATACGCCGTGCGGTGGAGCGCTCTGTTGAACATGTGCGAAAACATTATTATGAACCGATGACAGTGGATCAATTGGCGGCTGATGCTAACGTCGCTCGTTATAAATATACGCGTATTTTTAAGGAAATGACGGGGCATATTCCACTTGATTTTGTAAATAAATTGCGGATAGACAGAGCTAAACAATTACTTAGTAGGACGGACGATCGGATTCATGAAATAGCAGAGCAGGTTGGATTCAACAATGAATTCTATTTTAATCGTCGTTTTAAACAAATGGTTGGTGTAGCCCCAGGACAATACCGGGATAATCAGCGTAGCGACCTTCGGATCGTATCATTGTTTTTGGAGGATTATTTACTGGCATTAGGTGTAACTCCGATTGTACAGTGGTCGCATGGGGGATGGGGGAAGCTGGATTATCTGGGTTTACAGCATATCCCGACGCATGATGTCCTGACAGAGGACATTCATCAATTATCCCACTACAACCCAGACTTTATTATGGTCAGACAAGGGGTTCAAAGCTTAGCAGGTATCTACGATCAATGTCGGCAGATTGCACGTACTAGTGTCATTCATCACCCTGTGGATGATTGGCGTTCCACATTGCGTACCGTGGCGGATATGCTAGGGCGGACCAATATGGCAGAGCAAGTAATTATGCAGTATGAGAATAAAGTCGCAAAGGCTAAAGAAGTATTGTCTCGATCTGTAAAAGGACAGACATTTGCTTTCCTGCGAGTATCAGCTAATTATATCAGCATAGATTACCTTTATACGGGTCCTGTATTATATCGAGATTTGGGGATGAAACCACATCCACTCGTTAGCCAATTAAGAGGAGTATCTGAAAGAAGATGCTTGTCATGGGAAGACCTTTCTGAGTTGGACGCAGATCATCTATTCTACACATTTGACAAATGGCATGATGAAGGTGAAGATGCAGAAAAAAAGCAACTATATCATCCCACTTGGCAATCCATTCCGGCTGTTCAGAAAAAACGTGTGTATGAGGTGGATTTCATGACATGGATGAGCCATGGAGTTATTGCCAATAGCAGGAAGATTGATGATGTGATGAGGGTGCTTGCTTATTAATTTTACATGGATACTAAACACCGGAAGTGATGGAGGAGATGCATCTTGGATTCTTCTATACAGATCGTAAAGAAATCACAGGTATTTTTATGGGAGGATGGCGCATCTTCTATCACGTTTACGGCTGAAACACCGACTTTACTTACTACGTTAGGGCAGATTCAAATCGTAATTGACACAACCCTTTATCAACTATCAAAGGGAAACGTCATGTTCTTACGTCCGAATGATGCAATAACAGTGGAGTATAATGAGGATACTGCTCCTCTGGTTTATCAAGTTGGTTTTGAGTATTATGAGCTTGTCGAATATACGGAAGAAAATATACGATATGGCAAGAATCATGATCACTTGCCTCCAAGCGGCTGGATGACTGAATTTCTTCCTTACCAGGCTTATGTATTAATACAGAAAATCGTAGAGCAATATCAGCCGGTACAATCAGCGCAGAACAGTCAATGTCGCTTTCTATTAGACGAACTATTGCACATTGTCTTTTCGCAAAAGCGGGATATTCGAAAACATCAGGGGATCCCGTCTATTGAAAAAGCACTATTTTACATACAAGAGCACTATCATACCCCAATTACAACCTTAAATGCATGGATTCAGAAAACTACATCAAAAAAACCTAACAAAGTTATGTCAGGCTACAGCTTAGATGGAAAAGTATTGCCAAAAGCTGATTTTAATTCTATGGCCTATACGGCTCCTTTTGCTGTTAGTGCTATGATTGATTCCAAAAATCAGGATTGGATAAACAAATTATGGACACATATGGCTAGCTCTTCCACCAAGTCAAATGAGTATTTTGACAATAGTATCCGATTATTGACCATGATCACAGCTTCAGGCAATTGGTGGTTGTCAGAATAATTAGGTAATTACACCTCATAAATGTAGCAAAAAATATCAAAACGCTAATAAATTGTCAAAAAATAGTTTGTATACGTTCTAAACAATGACTTTCATTTTTATAATATTACTAATGTTATAAACGGAGGTGAGCATTTCGGCCGTGTCAGAACTTTGCTTTACCACATCATGGGAGGTCATTAAATGACAGAACAGAGCGTTATGAGCAGGATGGCAATCAAGGTATGTGTTGCTTTTGGGATGCTAGTATTAATGATAGCAGGGGCTATGTTCATTGCTGAACGTGTATCAGCTCACGGCTATGTTGAATCACCTACAAGCCGAGCGTATATGTGTAAACAAGGCAAAAACATTAATTGTGGTCCCATTCAGTATGAGCCTCAGAGCGTAGAAGGGGAAGGGTCCTTTCCACAATCTGGCCCACCAGATGGACAAATCACAGGAGCTGGACGCTATCCCGATCTGTATACACAAACCGCTGATCGTTGGAAGAAGGTAACGATGCATGGTGGAGCCAATACGTTTAAGTGGAGATTGACAGCATCGCATAGCACGAAGGAGTGGAAGTATTACATTACGAAAAATGGCTGGAATCCCAATAAACCACTTGCTCGCTCCGACTTAGACATAGTTCCGTTTTGTTACTATTACGATGGTGGGAACAGATCTGGTACTACGGTGACTCATACATGCAATGTACCAACTGATCACAGTGGTTATCATCTTATTCTGGCCGTGTGGGAGATTGCGGATACCACGAATGCTTTTTATCAAGTGATAGACGTTAATCTGGTCAAAAGCGCTGCTACTGAGCAAGTCTCTATTGATTTGAGCAAGGCTACTGTAGAACAACAAGCTCCTCAAATGGGAAAGGTAAGTCCTATCTTTTCTACGGTACAACAAATTACACAGGGAAGTATTCTGCTGCGTGATCAATGGTTTGCTGATGATCTGCGCACACTATACTGATTAGGTATAGACCGAATAATGGGTGTCACTAAAACGCCTATTATTCGGTTTTTTGAGTCAAAAAACCTATGCAAAAAAAATAGTTTAGTAATAACATAAATGTAGTTCTTTCAGCCTAAAGTAGTGTACATAGAAAACGCATACAGGAAATATTGAGAGTTTCCATCTTTTTACTACCTTTTGTTCAAAAATTTGTCTCCTCTTTAAGAAATGAGCCAGTTTAAAAATGTGACTATTGTAGTGTGATAATTCAGTCGTAAAGAATCTATCTAAAATGCTACCAATTTTAATAAAATAACAAATGTTACAAAGTATTTCGTATAACCTAGAACATCACATACTAGGAGGTAGACAGAATGGCTTTGCAATGGAAAACGGTTTTTGGAAAGAGCTCTGTAGCTTTTGGAATAACGCTGGCAGCTATGGCTGGTACGATGGTATTTGCAAGTAGCGCGTCAGCACATGGGTACATTGAATCACCAACGAGTAGAGCTTTGCTGTGTAAGCAAGGACAAAATGTTGGTTGCGGTCAAGTTCAATATGAACCGCAAAGTGTAGAAGGGAAA
This is a stretch of genomic DNA from Brevibacillus laterosporus DSM 25. It encodes these proteins:
- a CDS encoding ABC transporter substrate-binding protein translates to MIRSRWNMTAWVAVLLVVMYLVAGCGKQPQEAVTQTQKSVENGQQSESQANDKETTKQSQTRVVKDEFGEVEIPVHPKRIAAIYLEDPLVALGITPIVQWYHPAWGKQDYLGLDVPTFDITGSIEALIEANPDLIIVDGGVDATKYEAYSKVAPTYRIPDSFNKNAVETFKRVADIVGMPEKAESVLKEYQKQVTDAKEKLNSSIGRETVAVIRLNVGEKPSLALFGLKNAYTRMIYEDLGLEPYEPVKKIVTHEIVSLEKIPEFTADHIIIFPSNGTWTSQENKQAVALLEDPLWKALPAVKNGHVYQMERTHWQSGSIKANTIKIDDLLKIFPIKTK
- a CDS encoding helix-turn-helix domain-containing protein; protein product: MSQVASLISSPSALFLLVDIQYCTLPTGHHQKDNETSNYSLIVVTDGKGKLKIEEEHFHMDRESCFLIGPEQSLFIQAVEPSLCFYQLTFNKLSIQATASLLTKKKEERSDSFPFLGAVTCSPFSKCLDLVEAIYCHRNDADDMERFYNHVRFEELLRFVFQQNTSQSHLDIRRAVERSVEHVRKHYYEPMTVDQLAADANVARYKYTRIFKEMTGHIPLDFVNKLRIDRAKQLLSRTDDRIHEIAEQVGFNNEFYFNRRFKQMVGVAPGQYRDNQRSDLRIVSLFLEDYLLALGVTPIVQWSHGGWGKLDYLGLQHIPTHDVLTEDIHQLSHYNPDFIMVRQGVQSLAGIYDQCRQIARTSVIHHPVDDWRSTLRTVADMLGRTNMAEQVIMQYENKVAKAKEVLSRSVKGQTFAFLRVSANYISIDYLYTGPVLYRDLGMKPHPLVSQLRGVSERRCLSWEDLSELDADHLFYTFDKWHDEGEDAEKKQLYHPTWQSIPAVQKKRVYEVDFMTWMSHGVIANSRKIDDVMRVLAY
- a CDS encoding lytic polysaccharide monooxygenase, whose translation is MLVLMIAGAMFIAERVSAHGYVESPTSRAYMCKQGKNINCGPIQYEPQSVEGEGSFPQSGPPDGQITGAGRYPDLYTQTADRWKKVTMHGGANTFKWRLTASHSTKEWKYYITKNGWNPNKPLARSDLDIVPFCYYYDGGNRSGTTVTHTCNVPTDHSGYHLILAVWEIADTTNAFYQVIDVNLVKSAATEQVSIDLSKATVEQQAPQMGKVSPIFSTVQQITQGSILLRDQWFADDLRTLY